In Candidatus Methylomirabilota bacterium, the sequence TCGAGGGTGCAGCTCAGGTTCGGGTTGTTCGGGATGCCGTTCACCGTGCCCCAGCCCCACCAGATGTCCCGCATTCTCCCAGTCGGGATGTTCGTCGTCGTCCCGCTCGCGTACGCGTTCCAGCGCGGTGGGCCGGCGCGGCCGCGCTTCGTCGTGATGACGACGACGCCGTTCGCCGCGTCCGTGCCGTAGAGTGTGGCGGCCGACGGGCCCTTCACCACCTCGACCGACTCGATGTCGTTGGGATTCAGATCGTTCAGCGGACTGGTTGGTTCGGTGGACCCAGGACAGGCACCGGAGCACAGGGGTGTCCGTTCATCCGTGGTGTAGCGCACGCCGTCGATGATAAATATCGGCTGGTTAGTCAAGCCAAATGAGTTGGGGCCGCGGACGAGCAAGTTCACACGACCGCCCACCGTGCCCTGCGTCTGGAACACCTGTAGCCCTGGCACGCGCGCAGTGAGCAACTCAGTCAGGGTGGTCACTGGCGCTTCCTTTACCAGCGAGTCCGCGTTGATCCGCCCCACCACGTGCCCGAGCTCGAGCAGCCGCCGCTCGCCCGTGGCCGTCACCACGACGGCTTCGAGCTCACTCGGCGCGGCCCGCAGGGTGACGTCCACGATCGCTTCCTGGTCGGCCTCCACCGTTACAGGCTGGGTGAAGACCCTGTACCCGATGCGGCGCGCCGCGAGCGTGTAGGGGCCCGGTGTCACATCAGCCATCCGGTAGCGCCCGTCCGCATCGGTCATCGCGCGCCAGCGGGTGCGGTTGAGGAACACGCCCACCCCGACCACCGCCTGGCCGCTCGCCGAGTCCGTCACCCGGCCGGTGACGGTCCCTGTCTGGAACAGCGTGCCGCGCCGCACCAGTGCCGCCCGGCCGTTGGGGCTGAACACGACGTCGAGCCCGGCGTCGAACAGCACGTCCGTCAGCGCGGCGACGACGGTGATTCCCTCCGCGTGCAGGCGGACCCGCGCGCGCGCCGGCAGCACGTCGTCGCTGTACACGAGGCGCAAACCCGACTGCCGGACGATCTCAGCCAGCGCCTCCTTCACCGTGGCCCCGTTGAGAGCGAGCGAGAGCCGCTGACCCAGCAGGGGCGTCGCGCGCACGTCCACGGGCACGAGCCGGGAGTCGGAGGCGAGCAGGAACCGCGGGGAGCGGTCCAGCTCCTGCTGCTGAGCATCGGCGCGCTGGCCGCTCGCCAACGCCGCCAGCGTGACGACAACGAAGAACCGGCGCATAGTCCTTCTCCTCATCGAGAATCCAACCGGAACACGACCGACCTGCCGTCCCGCTCCACACGCGCATCAAGTGAGCGGGCGATCCACTCCAGAACCTGGGACACCGGCTCGTGGCGGAACGAGGCCGTCAGCCTCCGGTCGGCGAGCGCCCGGTCCGCTACGCGGACATCGAGGTCGTACCACCGGCCTAGTGCGGGCGCGACCTCCCGCAGCGGCGTGGCGTCGAAGACGAGGGTCCCTTCGGTCCACGCCAGGTACGGCGCGAGATTCACGTTGGGCGTGAGGATCGCGGTGCCGGAGGAATCGAGGCGCGCTAGGTCGCTGCGCGCGAGCGTTAGCAGAGCTGGTGACTCGCCCGCGTCTTCCGTGATGCGGCGCAACGCCACGAGCCCCGACACGACCACGACCTCGACGCCACGCCTCTCGGGATACGCGGCGACGACGAACTCGGTGCCGAGGTCCTCGACCAAAGCGTTCGCGGCGCGCACGCGAAAGGCGCGGGTACTATCGTGCTGCACCTCGAAGTAACCCTGGCCCTCCAGCCATACCTCCCGCGCGCTCCCCGAGCCGCCCCGGCCACGGGCGCCGAGTGCCCTCGAGAACCTGAGGCGACTCTCCGGCGCCAGCACCGCGCGGCTCCCATCCGGCAGGTAGAGCGCGGCGCGCTGGCCACGGCGTGTCTCCACTTCGCGCATCGCTACCGGTTCCTCGCGCTGGCGCAGCTCGACGGCAACCGTCGCGCTAATCAGGAGGACGACGGCGGCCGCCGCGACCGCTGGCAGGAACCGGAGGGATGTTCGGGCCGGCCAGCGGCCGAAGCGGGCTGCGGAGCGGACGCGTTCCGGCACGAGCGCGGGCCGCCCGGGCGGCTGCTCGAGCTGCGCGGCGATGCGGTTCCACACGGCGTCGTCAGGGTCGAATTCGGGCGGCTCGCGACGGGTCCAGATCGTTCGCAGAGACTC encodes:
- a CDS encoding FecR domain-containing protein, which produces MADQISPPDSLTLARYLSGEASPAETASVERWIAADPANAELLESLRTIWTRREPPEFDPDDAVWNRIAAQLEQPPGRPALVPERVRSAARFGRWPARTSLRFLPAVAAAAVVLLISATVAVELRQREEPVAMREVETRRGQRAALYLPDGSRAVLAPESRLRFSRALGARGRGGSGSAREVWLEGQGYFEVQHDSTRAFRVRAANALVEDLGTEFVVAAYPERRGVEVVVVSGLVALRRITEDAGESPALLTLARSDLARLDSSGTAILTPNVNLAPYLAWTEGTLVFDATPLREVAPALGRWYDLDVRVADRALADRRLTASFRHEPVSQVLEWIARSLDARVERDGRSVVFRLDSR